ACGTTTACCATCGCCAAAGAAATTATCAGCAGGCGTTGAAATATTATCAGCAAGCTTTGGCAATTCAACAAGAAATCGGCGATCGCGGTTGGGAAAAATCCAGCCTCAACTCCATAGCAGACATTTACACCATCCAAGGTAATGAATTTTCGAGAGCAGGTAAATATCGAGAAGCTTTAGAAAAATACCAGCAAGTTTTGGAGATTGCGAAAAAATTAGGCAGCGAGCCAAGACAATGGCCGACTTTCCATCGCATAGCGAGAGTTTACAGCAGCTTGGGAGAGTATAAATTAGCTCTCGATTACTATCAAAAAGCCTTACCCATCCGGCAAGAAATTTTAGGCGACTGGGTACGAATTGAACTTGATATGGGACAGATTTATAAAGTGTTAGGACAATACGAACTCGCTTTGAAATCTTATCAGGAAGCCTTAAAAATCGCCAGAAAACCCGTACTGCTCGAATCAGACGGAAACAGAATAGGAGACATTGCAGGTGAAGTGAGGGCGCTGAATGCGATCGGCAATATTTACTACAGACAAGAAAAGTATGAATTAGCGTTAGATTTCCATCAGCAAGCCTTAACAGTGCTGCAAAAAATTCAGAACAAAGAACAACAAGAATTTCTCAAAGCAACAACATATTACAATATTGGGATTGTTTACTTCAAGCAAGAAAAATATCAATTAGCCTTGGCGTATTTGCAACCACCTTTAACTATTTATCAAAAATTCAAATCCAGAAATGCAGAAGGGATAAATCTCCACGCCATAGGAAACGTTTATTTAGAGCAAGGGCAATATGAATTAGCTGGAAAATTCTTACACCAAAGTTTAGTAATTGCTCAAGAAGTTGGCAACAAAGAAGGTGAAGGATACATCCTCAATACTATCGGGAAGTTACTCGAAAAACAGAACCAACCAGAATTAGCAATTATCTTCTTCAAACAATCAGTAAATGCTAGAGAAACAATTCGCAATAATATTAGGGAATTAAGCAAAGAACAACAGCAATCTTATACCGAAATCATTGCCAAAGATTATCGCCATTTAGCCGATCTTCTCCTGCAACGCAACCGAATTTTAGAAGCGCAACAAGTACTAGACTTACTCAAAATCCAAGAAATTGAAGACTATCTCCGCGACGTGCGAAGAAGTGAAAAAACCGCGACTGGTGTTGTGGAACGTTCCCAAGAACGGCAAATTCGAGAGGTGATGCAAGCAGAATTTGAGCAAGCGATCGCCCTTGGTCGAGAACTCGCCCAACTGGAAAACATTAGTGTGAGCAGCCGCACCCCGTCCCAGAAACAGCGTATTTTAGAATTACGTAAAATTCAGCAGACACTAGCCAAAGACTTTAACACCTTCCTCGATAGCCCGAAAGTGCGCGAATGGGTCGCCCAACTCCAGCAAACCACCCAAGGGCAGAGTTTTAACCTGGAATCCTCCGCTAGTGCCTTACAAGATAACTTAAAAAAACTCCAGCAAGGCGCAGTCATACTTTATCCCCTAGTATTGAGCGATCGCTTAGAACTCGTTTTAGTCACTCCCTACGCACCACCAATCCGCCGCACCGTAGCTGTTACCCAAGAAGAACTCAACCGAGCAATTTTGGAATTTCGCACCACCTTACCAAAACGTACCCCAAAAATCACAGTTCCCGCCCAAAAACTCTACGATTTGCTGATTAAACCCCTAGAAAATGACTTAGCACAAGCACAAGCCCAAACCATCATCTACGCTCCCGACGGACAACTGCGTTATGTTCCCCTAGCCGCCCTTTATGACGGTCAAAAATGGTTAATCGAACGCTTCCAAATCAATAATATTACTGCCGTCAGCTTAACCGACCTCAACACCAAACCCCAAAATCGATTAAATGTCTTAGCGGCAGCCTTTACCCAAGGCAACTATAGTTTTCAGGTAGGATCTCAGCAGTTTGACTTTTCCGGTTTACCTTTTGCTGGTTTAGAAGTAGAAACACTCGCTCAAACCATTCCCAGCACCAAAAAATTATTAGACAAGCAATTCAATTCAGATATTGTGTTGGAAATGAATGATTACGCCGTCATCCATTTAGCAACTCACGCCGCATTTACCACCGGACAGCCGGAAGAATCATTTATTTTGTTAGGAAATGGCGATCGCGTCACCCTCCGAGATATCAAAAACTGGCGATTGCCCAATGTTGATTTAATCGTACTTTCAGCCTGCCAAACCGGATTAGGCGATCAATTTGGCAATGGTAGAGAAATTCTGGGTTTTGGCTACCAGATACAACAAACAGGCGCACGAGCCGCGATCGCTTCTTTATGGTCGGTAGATGATGGCGGTACACAAGTATTAATGAATGCTTTTTACAACATCCTGTCCCAAGGAAAAACCACCAAAGCCCAAGCCCTACGTCAAGCACAAATCGCCCTAATTACTGGCAAATACGGTAACTTAACACCACAGTTAAGCGAGCATCTCAGTCATCCTTTTTACTGGTCAGCCTTTATTTTGATTGGTAATGGCTTGTAATCAAAGAGGTGATATCTTGTCCTGTAACAGAATTATCATCAAAGACCGCAGATAGCTAGGGAGCAGCTGACAGGTGTAGGTGACTCCTGAATGATATTGAGATAATTAACCGCAGATGGACGCGGATGTAGACGCGATAGCGGCTTCCCGCAGGGTACGCAGATGAATTTATATTCTACCCAAGTGAAAATAACTAGACTCAACAAAAGACCAAAGAATAATTTTGGAGGGGGTTTGGGGGACGCAACCGTCCCCCAATCGGGGGCGTGGGGGAGAATCCCCCAAATCTTAACTCATGGTCTGATAGTTAAGCAATTGAAGTAGTATGACAACTAGCTGGCGCGGTTTTTAGCTACCTTGTAGTGAGTGCGATCGCCTGATATATATGATGATTACTGATCACAGTTAAACTTAAAAATTATCCAGTGGCAAAAGCAGCAGATATCGGCAGTAAAAGATTAATTAGCCTCGCGCCTAATGCTTGGGCGCAATGGGTAACACAACTTCCAGATGTCGTGGCTCAGGAAATTCTGAGTGCTGAATTTCAATGGATTAGTCGGGAAACAGATGTGCTAATCAAAGCATACAGCGAATCCTGTGGAGATTTTTTAATTCTCAACGAGTTGCAGTTGCGTTACCCAAAAAATATGCCTCTCCGTATGAGGGCTTATACAGCCTTAGCAGAAGAAAAATATCAACTACCGATTTATCCAGTACTCATCAATATCTTGCCTCCTCCATCCACAATCACTGTTGTGAGTAGTTACCAATCCGAGTTTTTGGGACTAAGAGTAATTCAAGACTATCACGTGATTAACTTGTGGGAAGTAGACGCAGAGATTGTGTTTAGCCAACCATTACCCTCACTATTGCCATTTGTGCCGATTTTACGAGGTGGTGCAGAAACATCAGTTGTACAACGTGCATTACAGCAACTCCGAACCTCAGAACAATTTAATCAGTTAGAACCATTGTTAGCATTTTTTGCTAGTTTTGTACTAGACATACCTTTAGTCCAACAAATTATGAGGTGGGATATGACAGTATTACGTGAATCACCTTGGTATCAAGAAATTCTTACAGAAGGACTACAAAAAGGAATACAACAAGGTGTACAGCAAGGTGCGAGAAGACAGTTAATACAGGTATTGCAACTGCGTTTCGGTACAATTCCCCAAGAAGTGCAAGACCGGCTGGAAGATCAGAGCATTGAACAACTAGAAAATTTAATGGCTGCGGCGATCGCTGTCAACTCTGTAGATGAATTTCTTCAGAACCTTCCTTAACAAAAACTCTGCGGACTTCGGCGGTTAAACATCGGCAATTAACCGAGCTTTCCTGAGCAAAAACTTCAAAACTGTTTCTTTTTGGGAAATAATATCGGCTCTACCTTGCATTCCCGCTTGAATATGACATAGGTGCTGGTTTCTACCAAAACTAAAACTGTTGGGGATGATTGTCACCTCGTAAACAGCAGAAACAGGATTATTGGCAACGGTGGACACAACTTGATTTCCTGAAGGTTTGATTGTATCTTCAGAAATTTGACTAACAACACCTTTAAGAGTACCGTAATCGGGATAAGGACAGGCAGACACCCGCATCTGGACTTCTTGATTTTTGGCTAATTTACTGACATCATCAGGAGCGACGGCAGCTTTGATGACCAAAGGAGCATTGCTAGGGACAATTTGAGCAATTTCTTCACCCTGACGCACCGATTGACCAGGATTTCGCAGATTGAGTTGCGCGAGAATCCCGGTTTCGCTGGCGGTAATTTTAGTTTGGCTGAGATCCATAACCACTTGTTGTAGTTCCCTGGTGTCGCGCTGGATCTGATTTTTCATTTGTAGTTGCTGTTGTAACAAAGCTTGCAATTCACGGTTGAGAGTGGCGAGAGTAGCTTGTCCACCGGCAATTTCTTGAGCAATCGTCTCTTGTGCGATCGCTACTTCCGCATCAATCGGATTGAGTGCAGCTTGAGCGCGGCGCAGTTTGGCTTGTTCGGCGACTACAGTTTGTTGTTGTTGGGCAATAATTTGCTTTTGTGCTTCTACCGCCGCTTGTCGCATCTCAATCGCTTGTTTTTGTTGAGCCACATCTAACTGTACTTCCTCTAATTGATTCAAAGACAAAACACCCGCTTGAACTATCTTTTGATAGCGATCGCGTTTAGCTTCCGCCGCACTCATGGCTATCTTTGTTGACTTCAACTGAGCATCAGCCCCACGTAATTCTATCTGGGCTTTGTACCATTCATTTTGCGCTCTGTTTAAATTTGCCTGGGCTGCGGCTACTTCTGCTTGGACAGTAATTTGCTGTTCTCGATAGTTGCGTTGGGCGCGATTAAATCCAGCTTGCGCCGAACTCACTAAACGATTTTTGCGGTCAGTTTCCGCTTGAATTTGGCGATGGAGAGCTTGAATTTGAGCATCAATTTGTTGTAATTGTAATTGCGCCTGTTGGATGTTGCCTTGCAGTTGGCTTTTTTGAGTTTGTAAGCGGGAATCATCTATTGTCGCCAGCACATCTCCTTGATTCACTGCCTGGTTTTCTTTAACCAAAACATTGGTTATCTGCCCAGTCATCGCCGCTTGGACAAGCCGTAATTCTCCCGTAGGTCGGACGATCGCCTGTCCTAGTACAGTGACTCTGTATTCGATGATCGAAGATAAAGCGATCGCACCCCCCACAGCACCCACAAGTATCAAACTGCCAATTTTCACCCAATTACTCAACGGTGGCAGAAATTCATGGTCTTCCACTGGGGGCAAAGAGTCTGCATTAAACTGACTAAGCATAACAGTATTCCTGATGAAGAGTGCTGAGTACTGAGTACGGTAGAAATTAGCGAATGCTACTGGGGAAACTTGCATTCGGATAACAGTGGCAAGAATTTTTACTAACTGATAAATTCCCAGCATCAAGAAAATCTAAATGCTCTCCGGCTTGATGACACAAAGCCTCTGGAGAACCTTGAATTTTTAATTTTCCTTGTTCCAACATCACAATCCAATCAGCTTGCTGAATAACCTTGGGACGGTGACTAATTAAAATAGTGGTTTGACCTTGACGATGAGCGAGTAACTGATTTAAGACTTGAGCTTCACTCACTGGGTCAAGTGCGCCCGTCGATTCATCTAAAATTAACACTGGCGGGTTATTCACAATCGCTCTAGCAATGGCTAACCTCTGCCGTTGTCCCCCTGAAAGATTCGCCCCGAATTCTCCTAATACGGTTTGATATTTGTCGGGGAGATTGCTAATAAATTCATCAGCCCCAGCAATTTGACAAGCTTTGACAATCTGTTCAAAGCTAATATGAGGTGAACCTAAACGGAAGTTTTCAATAATTGACCGACTCCAAAAGTGTGCATCTTGCGGTACTAGCACCACTTGTTGACGGAAACAGTCTAAAGAAAGATCATCTAAATTATAAATACCAAAGCGAATATTACCCGACTGGAGTTGATATAAACCTGCAATCAATTTTGCCAAAGTGCTTTTACCACAGCCAGATTTACCAATTAAAGCAATAACCTGACCCCCAGGAATTGTCAGCGAGAAATCTTGCAGTAGTTCCACTCTCCCAGGATGATGAAAATTGAGGTTGGTACAGGTGATATCTGCATTGCCTGGAATGTTTACCCAAGGCTTTTGATTATGGTCTAAAGTTTCTGGGGTCGCATCAATAACTTCTGTGAGCCGTTGGGTAGCAGTTTTGGCACGGGTAAATTCGTCAACAAAATCGATAGTAGTTTGAATAAAGTTGGTAAAATTAGCATTCATACTATTAAAAGCTAAAAGCATCCCAATAGATAATTCTTGCTGAATAACTAAACTGCTACCAAACCAAATTAAAGTAATACTGCCAATGCTGGATATTAAATTAGAAAATATGCCGTTAACAATACCAATTTGCATAGTGCGGAAAGTCAAGTTAGCGAGGCGACTAAATCGACTTTGAAATTCTTCCCAGAATTGCGGAGCCGCAGTAGTAGTTTTTAGGGTAATAGCACCTTTAAATGTTTCTACCAAAACACCTTGATTTTCGGCGGATAACACTAGAACACTGCGAATTTTTTGTTGTAAGGTGGGTAAAAAAACTACTGTAGATAGGGTCATCAAGAGAGCGATCGCCCCAGCTAATACTGTAAGCTTAATACTGTAAAACAGCATGAAACCTAAAGATACTAAAGCGATAAAAAATTGGCTAGGTAGACTGACAACAACTTGCGAAATTAATTGGTTAATTTGTTGAATATCTTCTAGGCGACTGACAATTTCACCACTGCGCCGAGATTCATAGTAGCTTAAAGGTAAGCGTAAAATCTGCCTGCCAAATTCTAAAATTAGTCCTAGTTGTAACCGTTGCGAAAAATGGGCGACCAGATTTGATTGTGCCAACCGCAAACTACTACTAACTAAGTGCATCACAATCACAGCAATGGCAACACTAGTTAAGAGTTGCGTATCTCCCCGCACCAGCACATCATCGGTAAGAATTTGCAACAAAAAGGGCGAAGCAAGGGAAAGTAAACCTAAAACCGAATTGAGTAATAAGGTTTGGCTTAGAATGCCGCGATAAGGGGCAACACGCCGCAGAAAGCGACCAAAACCGCCAATTTTCTCTGGTTCATCTTCCTGGGTAAAAAAGCGCACTGGATCTGGCTCCAGCAGCAGCATAACTTTGTTTGTCCATGCTTCTAAAAACCACTTTTTTTCTAGATAACGGATACCTGCACCTGGGTCAGCAACGACGTATTTATTACCTTGTTGTCCGTAGAAAACCACCCAATGATAGCCTTTCCAGTGGATAATCGCGGGTAAAGGCAGGGTGATTTCGTTGAAAGTCTCCAGAGGTACTTTTACGGCTCGTGCATTGAAACCCAGAATTTCTGCGCCTTGTTTCAATCCTAATAAAGTACTTCCTTGCTGTCCTGTCCCGACCGCTTCCCGACAGCGAGTCATGCTAAAGGTTTTACCATAATGTTTAGCCACTGTTGCAAGACTAGCAGCACCGCAGTCTTCTTCACTATGTTGTTGAATTAAGTGGTATTTCATGTTTTCTTTTCCCTGTTCCCTATCACCACGAATGAATTTAATTTTGTCCAACTACTTATTAACTTTGGGCGGTTCTAGTCCCAAAACTGAGGGAACAATTTCTGGTGCAGCGAGGCGGAGTAATTCATAACCAATACCAGCTAGTCCAGTCATCAGTCCTGGTGTCTCAACTCCCAAGGGAACACCACATAGCCAGCCGTGTTGATTGATACCTTCAAGAATGGCAGCAGCCAAGCGATCGCCTTGAGTTTTCCACTGTGGATCATCTAGGGTGAGACTGGCTTGCAACAGTAATTCTAAATTGCCTAAATCTCCGTGACAGAGAGAATGGTTGCTACCAAAGCCCTGGTTGATAGTGGTTTTTAGGGCTGTGTTAATTTCGGCACGAATTTCTGCATCATCAATGTATGGCAAAGAAAGTAATCGAGCCAAGCCAATACCGGGTGCGCCATGACACCAGGCTGTCATCAAAGCTGGTTGGGAATCACTAACATCTTTTCCGGGAACTTCCAAGTCGCGTAGATCCAGCCAATTTCCTTCCTGGATGGCAAAAAGACTGCGCTCGTAGGCGATCGCCTCCAGTGCGGCTGTGCGAAAACGTATTTCACCAGTTAAGGCGGCTAATTCTAGCAACGCCAAAGCAATTCCGGCTGCACCGTGAGAGAATCCAGCTAGAGGTTTGGTACCGGCGTGACGAATTACCCAACCGATGCCTTTATCCATAGATTGGGCTTTGGTGAGAAGCCTTTCGCCACATTGACGCGCCACCTCGATTATGCGATCGCTGGGTTTATATCTATGCAGGTTAATTAAGCTGATAATACATCCGGCTGCACCGCCGATAATATCTAATTGTTCGTCTTGCTTGATGGCATCGGGGAGAATTTCTAAGAGGGCTACCGCTTCAGTCAATAGCTCTGGCTCCTCCCACAATACTCCTAAATGAGTCAAAGTATAAATCACACCTCCCCAACCGCTAAATCCACCAATTAACTTGAGAAATGATTTACCTAGCTGAGTCTGTTGTTGTAATGTCTTCAGTGCAGATTTTGCCAGCTTTATGTAGCGTTCCTGTTTAGTGACAGCACCAAGGTAGGCGAGGAAAAGCGCCACCCCAGCCACACCACCATAAAGATCCAACCCCAAGGGAATTAGAGATAATTGACTGGTGATGGTAGGTGTTAAACCAATCCAAGTTACATGATTTTTGTCGCGCAGTGCTAGTTCTTCTAAGCGATCGCCAATTACTTGAGCCGCCGTTAATAGCTGTTCCCGGTTAATCGCAGTCTGAGATTTGATCGCAGAGTAACTGGGGTGAGACGCTTGCTGCTCGACGTTGAGCGCCAGGGTGCTTAAGGAAGCGCGAATATACCATATTTGTTGTTTGAGATCAGTTTCGCTGAGTTGTTGCAGACAGCGTTGAACTGCGATCGCACTTGGTTCTTGGAGAAAGTTGGCGATGCGGACATGAGAACTACTCCACATATCTCGTGAATTGGGATGAGTAACAAACAGTGGAATATCACCATTTTGTAAATCTGCTTGTTCAAAGGCGATCGCTCTAGCTATATCTGGGTAACTTTTGACCTCAGCCCACAGTCTGTCAAAGTAGCAATCCCGATCCAAAGCGTTGCGTAGAATGTCGGGATGAAAACTCTCCATAAACAACAGTCCATAAGTTCGCGTTGGACGCAGGATAACTCGCACTTCATCGTTAGCGAACCAAGTAAGTGGACTATTTTCTGTTAGTAACTCATCGCGGTGTTGTAACAACAATCCATAAATTTTGGTGAATCCAGAAATGAGAAATTCTATATAATCTAAGGCATGAATTTCTTGACCATTGAGCGTTGGTCGATGTTGCTGTCCTAGCATTTCCATTTGCTGGCGCTGGAGTTGCATTTCATCTGTACCTACACCTTGCCAGTAAGGAAGACGGTCTGGTGTTAGCTGTTTGCCTACCGTGCCTAAACCACTCAGATCAATGCCTCCAGACTCAGCGTTTGCCCAGGCGCGATAGGGTAGTAGTCCGACGCGCAAAACTGAGTCATACATAATATTATTGGCAAACTGATGTACTTGGTGGCGATCGCCTTCTTCCAGACGCGGATGAAAAAGTGCCTCCAAGTCAATTAAAACTGGATGTTCCCCCACTGCAATCAAATTCTCAAAGTGAAAATCTCTGGCTTCTAGAACGTAAAGTAATGCCAGATATCCCCCCATACGCTGGTAGAATCGCTCAACTTCGGCTGAGGAGGAACAGTTTTGCATTTCCACAAACTCAACCCAGCCGTATGTACCTTGATTGAGAACTTTCAGCGTGCGGAATGCTGGCAGATCGCTGCGTTGATTTAGCCAAGTTAAAAACTCTTGAAAATGAATATCTATAGATAATGATTTCGGCTTATAAACCAGTTGCCAACCAGAACTAAATTTGGCAATGGACACACTGCGTCCACCTCTGTGGCGATCGCCTACAGTCATGTCTAATGCTATCAATAATCCTGGATTTTGATCAGGGCTAAAAGTAGTTTTAATTGCTTGCCAATCAGAGCATAAATGATGCAGAAATTCTAAACTAAATGTTACCCATTGTTCGATGCAAGTTACAAGTTGACGAGCTAAAACCGGATACTCTTGCAACAAGTTGAACGCTGTTTCAGGTTGGTGTAATTGTGTTAAGAAGCTTTGGAATCTTTCTTTGGGTGTTTCCCCTTGGAGATTGCCTTGCAGACGGGCAACGTTGAGTTCTAATACCATTGTCCGGCTTAACATTGCCAGTAACTTTTCTGGTAAATTGGCAAACAGCAATTCTACAATCGTGCTGGAAACAAAAGGTAAATCAGATTGCGTGGCAATTAACGCAGCGATACCTGCTTGCAAACGATCGCATCCTTGGCTAATTAATGGTGCGATCACATCCAAAAAACCACTCATTTCTGCATTTTGCAATTTCTGGGGAAGTGGCGGTAAATTAGCAGCAACCGGGTGAGCAAAGGCTGAGATGATATCTGTTAACCATTGTGGGGTGTGGGGATAACGTTCTCGTACTGCCTCAATCGGTTCACCAAGTAAGTTGAAAAATTCCTCTGCACTGATGCCATTACTTGCTAAACGTTGAGCGAAGTCAGCTTGATCAGCAAAACTAGATTGTGACTGCCATTTTTGTACACGCCGCGCGGCAAGTTCAGCATCAACTTTTTTAGAG
This portion of the Aulosira sp. FACHB-615 genome encodes:
- a CDS encoding DUF4351 domain-containing protein, translated to MAKAADIGSKRLISLAPNAWAQWVTQLPDVVAQEILSAEFQWISRETDVLIKAYSESCGDFLILNELQLRYPKNMPLRMRAYTALAEEKYQLPIYPVLINILPPPSTITVVSSYQSEFLGLRVIQDYHVINLWEVDAEIVFSQPLPSLLPFVPILRGGAETSVVQRALQQLRTSEQFNQLEPLLAFFASFVLDIPLVQQIMRWDMTVLRESPWYQEILTEGLQKGIQQGVQQGARRQLIQVLQLRFGTIPQEVQDRLEDQSIEQLENLMAAAIAVNSVDEFLQNLP
- a CDS encoding HlyD family secretion protein — encoded protein: MLSQFNADSLPPVEDHEFLPPLSNWVKIGSLILVGAVGGAIALSSIIEYRVTVLGQAIVRPTGELRLVQAAMTGQITNVLVKENQAVNQGDVLATIDDSRLQTQKSQLQGNIQQAQLQLQQIDAQIQALHRQIQAETDRKNRLVSSAQAGFNRAQRNYREQQITVQAEVAAAQANLNRAQNEWYKAQIELRGADAQLKSTKIAMSAAEAKRDRYQKIVQAGVLSLNQLEEVQLDVAQQKQAIEMRQAAVEAQKQIIAQQQQTVVAEQAKLRRAQAALNPIDAEVAIAQETIAQEIAGGQATLATLNRELQALLQQQLQMKNQIQRDTRELQQVVMDLSQTKITASETGILAQLNLRNPGQSVRQGEEIAQIVPSNAPLVIKAAVAPDDVSKLAKNQEVQMRVSACPYPDYGTLKGVVSQISEDTIKPSGNQVVSTVANNPVSAVYEVTIIPNSFSFGRNQHLCHIQAGMQGRADIISQKETVLKFLLRKARLIADV
- a CDS encoding peptidase domain-containing ABC transporter, with product MKYHLIQQHSEEDCGAASLATVAKHYGKTFSMTRCREAVGTGQQGSTLLGLKQGAEILGFNARAVKVPLETFNEITLPLPAIIHWKGYHWVVFYGQQGNKYVVADPGAGIRYLEKKWFLEAWTNKVMLLLEPDPVRFFTQEDEPEKIGGFGRFLRRVAPYRGILSQTLLLNSVLGLLSLASPFLLQILTDDVLVRGDTQLLTSVAIAVIVMHLVSSSLRLAQSNLVAHFSQRLQLGLILEFGRQILRLPLSYYESRRSGEIVSRLEDIQQINQLISQVVVSLPSQFFIALVSLGFMLFYSIKLTVLAGAIALLMTLSTVVFLPTLQQKIRSVLVLSAENQGVLVETFKGAITLKTTTAAPQFWEEFQSRFSRLANLTFRTMQIGIVNGIFSNLISSIGSITLIWFGSSLVIQQELSIGMLLAFNSMNANFTNFIQTTIDFVDEFTRAKTATQRLTEVIDATPETLDHNQKPWVNIPGNADITCTNLNFHHPGRVELLQDFSLTIPGGQVIALIGKSGCGKSTLAKLIAGLYQLQSGNIRFGIYNLDDLSLDCFRQQVVLVPQDAHFWSRSIIENFRLGSPHISFEQIVKACQIAGADEFISNLPDKYQTVLGEFGANLSGGQRQRLAIARAIVNNPPVLILDESTGALDPVSEAQVLNQLLAHRQGQTTILISHRPKVIQQADWIVMLEQGKLKIQGSPEALCHQAGEHLDFLDAGNLSVSKNSCHCYPNASFPSSIR
- a CDS encoding type 2 lanthipeptide synthetase LanM family protein → MSTADNNIRTLTDKKYEINLANKINQSSTISSTWYQAITLSERIQKQLSSKKVDAELAARRVQKWQSQSSFADQADFAQRLASNGISAEEFFNLLGEPIEAVRERYPHTPQWLTDIISAFAHPVAANLPPLPQKLQNAEMSGFLDVIAPLISQGCDRLQAGIAALIATQSDLPFVSSTIVELLFANLPEKLLAMLSRTMVLELNVARLQGNLQGETPKERFQSFLTQLHQPETAFNLLQEYPVLARQLVTCIEQWVTFSLEFLHHLCSDWQAIKTTFSPDQNPGLLIALDMTVGDRHRGGRSVSIAKFSSGWQLVYKPKSLSIDIHFQEFLTWLNQRSDLPAFRTLKVLNQGTYGWVEFVEMQNCSSSAEVERFYQRMGGYLALLYVLEARDFHFENLIAVGEHPVLIDLEALFHPRLEEGDRHQVHQFANNIMYDSVLRVGLLPYRAWANAESGGIDLSGLGTVGKQLTPDRLPYWQGVGTDEMQLQRQQMEMLGQQHRPTLNGQEIHALDYIEFLISGFTKIYGLLLQHRDELLTENSPLTWFANDEVRVILRPTRTYGLLFMESFHPDILRNALDRDCYFDRLWAEVKSYPDIARAIAFEQADLQNGDIPLFVTHPNSRDMWSSSHVRIANFLQEPSAIAVQRCLQQLSETDLKQQIWYIRASLSTLALNVEQQASHPSYSAIKSQTAINREQLLTAAQVIGDRLEELALRDKNHVTWIGLTPTITSQLSLIPLGLDLYGGVAGVALFLAYLGAVTKQERYIKLAKSALKTLQQQTQLGKSFLKLIGGFSGWGGVIYTLTHLGVLWEEPELLTEAVALLEILPDAIKQDEQLDIIGGAAGCIISLINLHRYKPSDRIIEVARQCGERLLTKAQSMDKGIGWVIRHAGTKPLAGFSHGAAGIALALLELAALTGEIRFRTAALEAIAYERSLFAIQEGNWLDLRDLEVPGKDVSDSQPALMTAWCHGAPGIGLARLLSLPYIDDAEIRAEINTALKTTINQGFGSNHSLCHGDLGNLELLLQASLTLDDPQWKTQGDRLAAAILEGINQHGWLCGVPLGVETPGLMTGLAGIGYELLRLAAPEIVPSVLGLEPPKVNK